A genomic segment from Microbacterium sp. SORGH_AS_0428 encodes:
- a CDS encoding pentapeptide repeat-containing protein has protein sequence MATPPKPPQLNTLHLDDLADGSPEQLRPGTTLTGVSLAVERHSPVDLTDARVDGVRFDRLAVPELRLRGAGLLEVALDAVDVPVMDAARTDWSDARLSGRIGALTAYDSSLRSVHFIGCRLGFVNLRGSELLDVQFTDCSIDELDLGETRCRRVRFTDTRIASLEVPRAVLVDVDLRGATLSTVGGVGHLSGATITPEQALQLAPLLAAHVGISISDD, from the coding sequence GTGGCCACTCCACCGAAACCGCCGCAGCTGAACACGCTGCACCTCGACGACCTCGCCGACGGCAGCCCCGAGCAGCTGCGACCGGGGACGACGCTGACCGGCGTGAGCCTGGCGGTCGAACGGCACTCCCCCGTCGATCTCACGGACGCCAGAGTCGACGGCGTCCGCTTCGATCGACTCGCCGTCCCCGAACTGCGCCTACGCGGCGCGGGGCTGCTCGAGGTCGCGCTCGACGCGGTGGACGTCCCCGTCATGGATGCTGCTCGCACCGACTGGTCCGATGCGCGCCTGAGCGGCCGTATCGGGGCTCTCACCGCATACGACAGCTCGCTGCGCAGTGTCCACTTCATCGGATGCCGTCTGGGCTTCGTCAACCTGCGCGGCTCGGAGCTGCTCGACGTACAGTTCACGGACTGCTCGATCGACGAACTCGATCTGGGCGAGACGCGATGCCGCCGGGTGCGGTTCACAGACACGCGGATCGCCTCGCTCGAGGTGCCTCGCGCAGTCCTGGTGGATGTGGATCTCCGGGGTGCGACGCTCTCGACAGTCGGGGGCGTCGGCCATCTGTCCGGCGCCACGATCACCCCCGAGCAGGCACTGCAGCTGGCGCCCCTTCTCGCGGCGCACGTCGGGATCTCGATCAGCGACGACTGA
- a CDS encoding type II toxin-antitoxin system PemK/MazF family toxin, which translates to MGLLSRLGRGVLRLVRPSASTQTYEVDPRSVGRLRLAYAPRPDGIPDAGEIVWTWVPYAERDGRGKDRPVLVVARQSRDRVYAVKLTSRAHPGSDAYIALGAGGWDPKRRPSWADIDQLYSVSHAGLRREGATLDAGRFGRVAEALRARFGWR; encoded by the coding sequence CTCCCGCCTCGGCCGCGGTGTCCTGCGCCTGGTACGGCCTTCGGCGTCCACTCAGACGTACGAGGTGGATCCTCGTTCCGTAGGCCGTCTGAGGCTCGCGTATGCGCCGCGCCCCGACGGGATCCCGGATGCGGGGGAGATCGTGTGGACGTGGGTGCCGTACGCCGAACGTGACGGGCGCGGCAAGGACCGTCCTGTGCTCGTCGTTGCGCGTCAGAGCCGCGACCGCGTCTACGCGGTCAAGCTGACCAGTCGCGCGCATCCAGGCTCCGATGCCTATATCGCTCTGGGGGCGGGCGGGTGGGACCCGAAGCGCCGACCATCGTGGGCCGACATCGATCAGCTCTACAGCGTCTCCCACGCGGGGCTGCGCCGGGAGGGTGCCACGCTGGACGCGGGGCGCTTCGGTCGCGTCGCCGAGGCTTTGCGCGCGCGCTTCGGCTGGCGATGA